One Paenibacillus sp. FSL W8-0186 genomic window carries:
- the trmL gene encoding tRNA (uridine(34)/cytosine(34)/5-carboxymethylaminomethyluridine(34)-2'-O)-methyltransferase TrmL — protein sequence MTLHIVLVEPEIPANTGNIARTCAATGIHLHLVRPLGFRTDDATLKRAGLDYWYAVNIEYHDSFREVEEKYSGSRFFFATTKAQKRYTDFAYQDGDFFVFGKETKGLPDEILQAHPDQLIRMPMTDKVRSLNLSNSAAIIVFEALRQLDFPGMQ from the coding sequence ATGACTTTGCATATTGTGCTTGTTGAACCGGAAATACCAGCGAACACGGGAAATATCGCGCGCACCTGTGCGGCAACGGGAATTCATCTGCACTTGGTGCGCCCGCTTGGCTTCCGCACGGATGATGCCACCTTAAAGCGTGCCGGGCTTGATTACTGGTATGCGGTAAATATCGAATATCACGATTCATTTCGAGAGGTCGAAGAGAAATACAGCGGCAGCCGCTTCTTCTTTGCGACGACGAAGGCCCAGAAGCGCTATACTGATTTCGCATACCAAGACGGCGATTTCTTCGTGTTCGGTAAAGAAACGAAGGGCCTCCCGGACGAAATTCTGCAGGCTCATCCGGATCAGTTGATCCGGATGCCGATGACGGATAAGGTGCGCTCCCTAAATTTATCCAATTCAGCGGCGATCATTGTGTTTGAAGCGCTGCGGCAGTTGGATTTTCCGGGAATGCAATAA
- a CDS encoding sugar O-acetyltransferase, which yields MPRTEREKMLAGEMYDASDAQLVEDRLRARRLTRLFNNTHEDELPRRTELLGELLGSAGENAYIEPTFRCDYGYNIHVGRQFYANFDCVILDICEVRIGDYCFMAPGVHIYTATHPLDPQERNSGLEYGKPVTIGNNVWIGGRAVIVPGVTIGDNVVIAAGAVVTRDVPPGAVVGGNPAKILKYVELKQEFSEKERKI from the coding sequence ATGCCAAGAACAGAACGAGAGAAAATGTTGGCCGGAGAAATGTATGATGCTTCGGACGCGCAGCTGGTAGAGGACAGGCTGCGGGCCAGAAGATTAACCCGATTGTTTAATAACACGCATGAGGATGAACTGCCACGCAGAACAGAATTGCTGGGAGAACTGCTGGGATCGGCTGGGGAAAATGCTTATATTGAGCCGACCTTTCGCTGTGACTACGGCTACAACATTCACGTGGGCCGTCAATTTTACGCAAATTTCGACTGCGTTATTTTGGATATTTGCGAAGTGAGGATCGGGGATTACTGCTTCATGGCTCCTGGCGTGCATATCTACACGGCAACCCATCCGCTTGACCCGCAAGAGCGGAATTCCGGGCTGGAATACGGCAAGCCGGTAACCATCGGCAACAATGTATGGATTGGAGGCCGTGCTGTCATCGTTCCCGGGGTAACAATCGGTGACAACGTAGTCATTGCAGCCGGGGCCGTTGTGACTAGAGACGTTCCTCCTGGTGCTGTTGTAGGAGGAAATCCAGCAAAAATATTAAAATATGTCGAATTAAAGCAGGAATTCTCGGAAAAAGAGCGAAAGATATAG
- a CDS encoding AbrB/MazE/SpoVT family DNA-binding domain-containing protein has product MKPAGVVRKVDQLGRIVLPKSLRKRYQMNEGDPVEILVQGDHIILERYRPKCVFCGSMESVSDFKERCICNQCLVEMNRLT; this is encoded by the coding sequence ATGAAACCTGCTGGTGTGGTCCGTAAAGTGGATCAGTTGGGAAGAATCGTTTTGCCCAAGTCGCTGCGTAAGAGGTATCAAATGAATGAGGGAGACCCTGTTGAAATTTTAGTGCAGGGAGACCATATCATTTTGGAACGCTATCGTCCAAAATGCGTGTTCTGCGGCTCTATGGAGAGCGTCAGCGACTTCAAGGAACGCTGCATCTGCAATCAATGCCTCGTTGAGATGAACCGCCTCACATAA
- a CDS encoding phosphodiester glycosidase family protein — protein MMAEIKGINRFFLLATAPLFGLLIALILSGPKISWTTEPELITADAQQMNQAFGSISSGLEQAEETAKYTISSIRETAELYHKTTNTMTTIVQTAQNTAAKPEIIYNKRITAKLGSPKETIKSERIILELYKVNPGNYKGYAVKVKLKSPEAMKMTLGGDKLGGSETTKQAVSRYGAVAGINAGGFADSKGKRYPLSTTMLNGKYLNGFEPSYKDLFFVGMDKNGKLIGGKFKDKAQLDRLEPSFGASFVPILLKDGQKTAIPLKWQTSPLRAPRTVIGNYKDDQLIILVIDGYNENGNSGATLQELQDKLYNMGVVNAYNLDGGGSSSLVWNGKVINNPSDGQLRPVPTHFLFFK, from the coding sequence ATAATGGCCGAGATCAAAGGAATAAACCGGTTCTTTCTGCTTGCGACCGCCCCTCTGTTCGGTCTGCTTATCGCGTTGATCCTGAGCGGGCCCAAGATCAGCTGGACGACCGAGCCAGAATTAATTACTGCCGATGCTCAACAGATGAATCAGGCCTTCGGCTCCATTTCGTCCGGTCTCGAACAAGCCGAGGAAACAGCCAAATATACCATCTCCTCCATTCGCGAGACGGCTGAGCTTTATCACAAAACGACAAATACGATGACAACAATCGTGCAAACGGCCCAGAATACGGCAGCAAAACCGGAAATCATTTATAACAAGCGCATTACCGCGAAGCTCGGCAGCCCGAAGGAAACGATCAAGAGCGAGCGAATCATCCTTGAGCTGTATAAAGTGAACCCCGGCAACTATAAAGGATATGCAGTGAAGGTGAAGCTGAAGTCTCCGGAAGCTATGAAAATGACGCTCGGCGGCGACAAGCTCGGCGGCTCGGAGACGACAAAGCAAGCCGTTTCACGGTACGGAGCCGTTGCGGGAATCAATGCCGGCGGTTTCGCGGATTCCAAGGGCAAGCGCTACCCGCTGAGCACAACCATGCTCAACGGGAAATACCTGAACGGCTTTGAGCCCTCCTATAAGGATTTGTTCTTCGTCGGCATGGATAAGAACGGCAAACTGATCGGCGGGAAATTCAAGGACAAGGCACAGCTGGACAGGCTCGAGCCCTCCTTTGGAGCATCCTTCGTGCCGATTCTGCTGAAGGACGGACAAAAAACGGCAATACCCTTAAAATGGCAAACCTCTCCCCTGCGGGCACCGCGAACCGTCATAGGTAACTATAAGGACGACCAGTTAATCATTCTGGTTATTGACGGCTACAACGAGAATGGCAACTCGGGAGCCACGCTGCAGGAACTACAGGACAAGCTGTATAACATGGGGGTAGTGAACGCTTATAATCTGGACGGCGGCGGATCCTCATCACTCGTATGGAATGGCAAAGTGATCAATAATCCTTCGGATGGCCAGCTGCGTCCCGTGCCTACCCATTTCCTGTTCTTTAAATAA
- a CDS encoding PLP-dependent aminotransferase family protein: MERWLDLGQRKQLLPFGQQFGRWSDGTEMISLALCGGDGGEGIAELDAVLRRARMKPELPGAESGGDRQGCQPLRDWLSAAYTEEEGCRTDSSQLLLTGGSAEAMDIILRWCLNIGGTVLLETPASPEMLEAVRQQGGQAILIPCDKEGMLIEALAREIERERPSLIYVAPRYSNPSGRVWSEQRQGDLLRLAARHALLVVEDDCAGAIPFRSKAAGDRAAEELAGAAAEPQTLYRLRQKEAPLSSGAEVVGIGSFQATAFPSLPVAWIRGSERSIEALTHIRTAMRKRLKAPDMEKAAYEQRLYALLSAPAFSWPEHAARLAAEYAARRAAMLEQLREQPAWHGASFEEPQGGLFLWLRLPPGLCSEALLRAALPKGAAFMPGARCYAAGAGAPPDGDAIRLTYAAHSAARLRRGLARIAEAIAEFTARGLG, translated from the coding sequence TTGGAACGCTGGTTGGATTTGGGGCAAAGAAAGCAGCTATTGCCTTTTGGACAGCAGTTCGGCAGATGGAGCGACGGGACGGAGATGATATCCCTCGCGCTTTGCGGAGGCGACGGCGGGGAAGGCATCGCAGAGCTGGATGCAGTGCTGCGAAGGGCAAGGATGAAGCCGGAGCTTCCCGGTGCCGAAAGCGGAGGCGATCGCCAAGGCTGCCAGCCGCTGCGGGATTGGCTATCGGCCGCCTATACAGAAGAAGAGGGCTGCCGTACGGATTCAAGCCAGCTGCTGCTGACTGGCGGCAGTGCTGAAGCGATGGATATCATCCTGCGCTGGTGCCTGAACATTGGCGGCACAGTGCTGCTGGAGACGCCGGCGTCGCCGGAGATGCTGGAAGCGGTTCGCCAGCAGGGCGGTCAGGCTATTCTCATACCGTGCGATAAAGAAGGGATGCTGATAGAAGCGCTGGCGCGTGAAATTGAGAGAGAGCGGCCGTCGCTTATTTATGTCGCGCCCCGGTACTCCAATCCTTCGGGCCGGGTATGGAGCGAGCAACGTCAGGGGGACCTGCTGCGTTTGGCAGCCCGTCATGCCCTGCTGGTGGTTGAAGATGACTGTGCGGGAGCCATTCCGTTTAGAAGCAAGGCTGCCGGGGATAGGGCCGCAGAGGAACTGGCAGGGGCTGCAGCTGAACCGCAAACGCTGTATCGGCTGCGCCAGAAAGAGGCTCCCTTATCGTCCGGGGCTGAGGTGGTGGGCATCGGGTCATTTCAGGCTACGGCGTTCCCGTCTTTGCCTGTTGCCTGGATCCGGGGCAGCGAGCGCTCGATTGAAGCATTGACCCATATCCGGACCGCCATGCGAAAACGCTTGAAGGCTCCGGATATGGAGAAGGCGGCCTATGAGCAGCGTCTCTATGCGCTGCTCAGTGCTCCGGCGTTCTCTTGGCCGGAGCATGCCGCGCGGCTGGCGGCGGAGTATGCCGCCCGACGCGCAGCCATGCTGGAGCAGCTACGGGAGCAGCCCGCGTGGCACGGCGCCAGCTTTGAAGAGCCGCAGGGCGGGCTCTTCCTCTGGCTGCGCCTGCCGCCGGGCCTGTGCTCCGAAGCGCTGCTCCGCGCGGCGCTGCCGAAGGGCGCCGCGTTCATGCCCGGCGCGCGCTGTTACGCCGCCGGGGCCGGGGCACCGCCGGATGGGGACGCCATCCGGCTGACGTACGCGGCGCACAGCGCAGCGCGGCTGCGCCGGGGCCTGGCGCGGATCGCGGAGGCGATCGCGGAGTTCACGGCGCGCGGCCTAGGCTGA
- a CDS encoding DUF2161 family putative PD-(D/E)XK-type phosphodiesterase — translation MAVQHETELYAPLKAFFEARGYVIRSEVRHCDLVGIHPDQEEPLIVELKKTFNLSLLLQGLERQKLSSEVYLAVERNRPKKGAHNQKWNEITLLCRKLGLGLITVTRYKTKSPFIEVLCSPGDKVFVPAPKVIKTRAARLLHEFHERSGDYNVGGSHGKKLVTAYRERALRVASALRDGGIMAPREVRASSGVGTAADILQRNYYGWFDRVARGRYALTPAGVKALHEYAAVIEGMPAGATAAAAAAEVLEPADD, via the coding sequence ATGGCCGTTCAGCATGAGACCGAATTGTATGCTCCGCTGAAAGCCTTTTTTGAGGCGCGGGGTTACGTCATTCGCAGCGAGGTTCGCCACTGCGATCTCGTCGGCATCCATCCGGACCAGGAGGAGCCGCTAATCGTCGAATTGAAGAAGACGTTCAATCTTTCGCTGCTGCTTCAAGGTCTGGAGAGACAAAAGCTTAGCAGCGAGGTATATCTGGCCGTAGAGCGCAATCGCCCTAAAAAGGGAGCGCATAATCAGAAGTGGAACGAGATCACCCTTCTGTGCCGCAAGCTTGGCCTCGGCCTGATCACGGTGACCCGCTATAAAACAAAAAGCCCGTTTATCGAGGTGTTATGCTCGCCTGGCGATAAAGTATTTGTCCCCGCCCCAAAAGTTATCAAGACACGTGCAGCGCGCCTGCTGCATGAGTTCCATGAGCGAAGCGGGGACTACAATGTCGGCGGCAGCCATGGGAAGAAGCTGGTGACAGCTTACCGCGAACGGGCCCTGCGGGTCGCCAGCGCGCTGCGGGACGGCGGCATCATGGCGCCGCGCGAGGTTCGCGCCAGCAGCGGCGTTGGCACGGCGGCGGATATTCTGCAGCGCAACTACTACGGCTGGTTCGACCGGGTAGCGCGGGGGCGCTACGCCTTGACACCGGCCGGCGTCAAGGCGCTGCACGAGTATGCCGCCGTCATTGAGGGCATGCCAGCGGGCGCGACAGCGGCTGCCGCGGCGGCGGAGGTCTTGGAGCCGGCGGACGATTAA
- a CDS encoding PrkA family serine protein kinase yields MDIFRRIAAYRAESDSLAWSGTFKDYIELLAKDPSPAMTAHARVYEMIESYGIEEVNGRKRYKFFEQEIFGLDQAIEKLVEEYFHSAARRLDVRKRILLLMGPVSGGKSTLVTLLKRGLEKFSRTDKGAVYAISGCPMHEDPLHLVPHELRPEVEQALNVRIEGNLCPVCQMKLKTEYGGDIERVAVERVLLTEEGRVGIGTFSPSDPKSQDIADLTGSIDFSTITEYGSESDPRAYRFDGELNKANRGIMEFQEMLKCDEKFLWNLLSLTQEGNFKAGRFALISADEMIIAHTNESEYRAFIANKKNEALQSRMIVMPIPYNLKVSQEEKIYAKLIGQSDMRHVHIAPHALRSAAIFSVLTRLKETKKQGVDLVKKMRLYDGEEVEGYKDADLKELQNEYLEEGMSGVDPRYVINRISSALIKQDLHCMGALDILRAIKDGLDQHASITKEERERYLNFISIARKEFDELAKKEVQKAFVYSFEESAKTLFENYLDNIEAFCNWSKIRDPLTDEELDPDERLMRSIEEQIGISENAKKAFREEILIRISAYSRKGRKFQYNHHDRLREAIEKKLFADLKDIVKITTSTKTPDENQLKRINEVSKRLIDEHGYCPVCANELLRYVGSLLNR; encoded by the coding sequence ATGGACATTTTCAGACGTATTGCAGCTTACCGTGCGGAAAGCGATTCTCTGGCATGGAGCGGCACTTTTAAGGACTATATCGAGCTGTTGGCCAAGGATCCCTCCCCTGCTATGACTGCCCATGCCCGAGTATATGAAATGATTGAGTCATACGGAATCGAGGAGGTAAACGGGCGCAAGCGGTATAAATTTTTTGAACAGGAAATCTTTGGCCTCGATCAGGCGATCGAAAAGCTGGTGGAGGAGTATTTTCATTCGGCGGCCCGGCGTCTTGACGTGCGCAAGCGGATTTTATTGCTGATGGGACCGGTAAGCGGCGGGAAATCTACACTGGTCACCTTGTTAAAAAGAGGGCTGGAGAAGTTCTCCCGAACCGACAAAGGTGCGGTTTACGCGATTTCGGGCTGCCCTATGCATGAGGACCCGCTGCATCTGGTCCCGCATGAGCTGCGCCCCGAGGTGGAGCAGGCGTTGAACGTTCGGATTGAAGGCAATTTATGCCCCGTCTGCCAGATGAAGCTGAAGACGGAGTACGGCGGAGATATCGAGCGTGTTGCCGTGGAGAGGGTGCTGCTTACGGAAGAAGGGCGCGTCGGCATTGGCACCTTCAGCCCCTCCGATCCGAAGTCGCAGGACATTGCCGACCTGACGGGGAGCATTGATTTTTCTACCATTACGGAATACGGCTCCGAATCCGACCCGCGGGCCTATCGCTTCGATGGGGAGCTAAACAAGGCTAATCGCGGCATTATGGAGTTTCAGGAGATGCTGAAATGCGACGAGAAGTTCCTCTGGAATCTATTGTCCCTGACGCAGGAAGGGAACTTCAAGGCTGGCCGGTTTGCGCTGATTAGCGCTGACGAAATGATCATTGCTCACACGAACGAATCGGAATACAGGGCCTTTATCGCGAATAAGAAAAATGAGGCGCTGCAGTCGCGGATGATCGTCATGCCGATCCCTTACAATCTCAAGGTGTCGCAGGAGGAGAAGATTTATGCGAAGCTCATCGGCCAAAGCGATATGAGGCACGTGCATATTGCTCCCCATGCGCTCCGCTCGGCCGCCATATTCTCGGTCTTGACCCGGCTGAAGGAGACGAAAAAACAGGGCGTCGATCTCGTGAAGAAGATGCGCCTGTACGACGGGGAAGAAGTCGAGGGTTATAAGGATGCCGATCTGAAGGAGCTGCAGAACGAATATTTGGAGGAGGGCATGTCCGGCGTCGATCCGCGGTACGTCATCAATCGCATATCCAGCGCGCTCATCAAGCAGGATTTACACTGCATGGGAGCGTTGGATATCCTCAGAGCGATTAAGGATGGACTTGATCAGCATGCTTCAATTACGAAGGAGGAGCGCGAGCGTTACCTCAATTTTATCAGCATCGCCCGCAAGGAATTCGACGAACTGGCCAAGAAGGAAGTGCAGAAGGCGTTTGTCTACTCTTTTGAAGAGTCGGCAAAAACACTGTTCGAGAACTATCTTGATAATATAGAGGCATTCTGCAACTGGAGCAAAATCCGCGACCCGCTGACCGATGAGGAGCTGGATCCCGACGAGCGGCTGATGCGGTCCATCGAGGAGCAGATCGGCATCTCCGAAAATGCGAAAAAAGCATTTCGCGAGGAAATTCTGATCCGGATTTCGGCCTATTCGCGGAAAGGGCGTAAATTTCAATACAATCATCATGACCGGTTGCGGGAAGCGATCGAGAAGAAGCTATTCGCTGACCTGAAGGATATCGTCAAAATTACGACGTCCACAAAAACCCCGGACGAAAATCAGCTCAAACGGATCAACGAGGTCAGTAAGCGGCTGATCGATGAGCACGGCTATTGCCCGGTTTGCGCGAATGAACTGCTGCGTTATGTAGGCAGCCTGCTGAACCGTTGA
- a CDS encoding globin-coupled sensor protein codes for MIDLSPARAKQVAFIGITESDLDLLRDYRPIFEKVVEEIVTRFYEHLQRDPELLDLINRHSTIERLKQTQRQYWLSLAEGILTEPFIDQRIRIGKIHSHIGLSTDYYLGSYMVYLDLAIELLKPLAGERWTAVTHALSKMFNLDSQLVLEAYEKQEKNKLEVVAAEKDNLLKAVTEVTQELTGMIAELSENSRIIAAAAEATAASQETAHGLVEQLHQEIGEIDEMSSSIREISDRTHLLGLNAAIEAAHAGENGRGFEVVAGEVRKLAQSSKQTLLHIQGLVEGIKSKLDHIQQESEGMAISAKQQAMNSGELSMFVQMIEKVADDLTRLQKGEQAEA; via the coding sequence ATGATTGATCTTTCTCCAGCAAGAGCTAAACAGGTTGCATTCATCGGCATAACCGAAAGTGATCTCGACTTATTAAGGGACTATAGACCTATATTTGAAAAAGTAGTCGAAGAAATAGTGACTCGTTTCTATGAGCATTTGCAGCGGGATCCGGAATTGCTAGACCTGATTAATCGCCACAGCACGATTGAGCGGTTAAAGCAGACACAGCGCCAATACTGGCTGTCCCTTGCTGAAGGAATATTGACGGAGCCGTTTATCGACCAGCGTATCCGCATCGGAAAGATCCATTCCCATATCGGCTTGTCCACGGATTATTACCTGGGAAGCTATATGGTCTATCTGGATTTGGCTATCGAGCTTTTGAAGCCGCTTGCAGGAGAGCGCTGGACAGCTGTAACGCACGCTTTGTCCAAAATGTTCAATCTGGACTCCCAGCTTGTGCTGGAAGCTTATGAGAAGCAGGAGAAGAACAAGCTGGAGGTCGTCGCAGCCGAGAAGGACAACCTGCTTAAGGCGGTAACGGAAGTAACGCAGGAGCTTACGGGAATGATCGCCGAGCTTAGCGAAAATTCACGAATTATCGCTGCGGCAGCCGAGGCAACGGCAGCTTCGCAAGAGACCGCACATGGGCTGGTGGAGCAGCTTCACCAAGAAATCGGGGAAATCGATGAAATGAGCTCTTCGATCCGCGAAATATCCGACCGTACGCATTTGCTGGGGCTTAACGCTGCGATTGAAGCAGCGCATGCCGGGGAGAACGGCCGGGGGTTTGAAGTTGTGGCCGGAGAGGTCCGCAAGCTGGCTCAAAGCTCGAAGCAGACGCTGCTGCATATTCAAGGCCTGGTGGAGGGCATCAAGAGCAAGCTTGACCACATCCAGCAAGAATCCGAGGGAATGGCAATCAGCGCCAAGCAGCAGGCGATGAACTCGGGCGAGCTCTCCATGTTCGTGCAAATGATCGAGAAGGTAGCAGATGATTTAACCCGGCTTCAGAAGGGGGAACAGGCCGAGGCTTGA
- a CDS encoding SpoVR family protein, whose product MSEDMKQLEHAIAEIMEIADGFGLDYYPMRYEICPADIIYTFGAYGMPTRFSHWSFGKIFNKMKMQYDFGLSKIYELVINSNPCYAFLLEGNSLIQNKLIVAHVLAHCDFFKNNMRFSATNRDMVESMSATAERISKYELIHGAQTVESFIDAVLAIQEHVDPQLIRPFRYDKRQQTEEKIRRAKEAGQQMEPQGPYEDLWGLEEGGSAGKAEGSQANFPPEPEKDVVWFIQEYAESLEDWQRDIMSMLREEMLYFWPQMETKIMNEGWASYWHQRILRELNLTSEETVEYAKLNASVVQPSRHSLNPYYLGLKIFEDIERRWDQPTEEERRRFGREGGKGREKIFEVRELDSDSSFLRSYLTKQLVQDLDLYIFEKQGPEWKITDKSWENVRDQLVESRINGGAPYIVVQDGNFNRAGELVLKHQYEGIELDLKYLERTLPYVQRLWGRTVHLETVVEGKKAIFSYDGEKHYRKLI is encoded by the coding sequence TTGAGCGAGGATATGAAGCAACTGGAACATGCGATTGCCGAAATCATGGAGATTGCGGACGGATTCGGACTCGACTACTATCCGATGCGCTACGAAATCTGCCCGGCGGATATCATCTACACCTTCGGCGCGTACGGCATGCCGACGCGGTTCAGCCACTGGAGCTTCGGCAAAATTTTCAACAAGATGAAGATGCAATACGACTTCGGCCTGAGCAAAATCTATGAGCTGGTCATCAATTCCAACCCCTGTTACGCATTCCTGTTGGAGGGAAATTCCCTGATCCAGAACAAGCTGATCGTGGCTCACGTGCTCGCTCATTGCGATTTCTTCAAGAATAATATGCGTTTCTCGGCGACGAACCGGGATATGGTGGAGAGCATGTCGGCGACTGCGGAGCGCATCAGCAAATATGAGCTCATACATGGCGCCCAGACGGTAGAATCGTTCATTGACGCCGTGCTCGCCATTCAGGAGCATGTCGATCCGCAGCTCATCCGCCCTTTCCGCTATGATAAACGGCAGCAGACGGAGGAGAAAATCCGCAGAGCCAAAGAAGCTGGCCAGCAGATGGAGCCTCAAGGCCCTTATGAGGATCTCTGGGGTCTCGAGGAGGGCGGCAGTGCCGGGAAGGCTGAAGGCAGCCAGGCCAACTTTCCGCCAGAGCCGGAGAAGGACGTCGTGTGGTTCATCCAGGAATACGCTGAATCATTAGAGGATTGGCAGCGGGACATCATGAGCATGCTTAGGGAAGAAATGCTGTACTTCTGGCCGCAAATGGAAACGAAAATCATGAATGAAGGCTGGGCCTCCTACTGGCATCAACGCATTCTGCGCGAGCTGAACCTGACCAGCGAGGAGACGGTAGAATACGCCAAGCTTAACGCCTCAGTCGTACAGCCGTCGAGGCACAGCTTGAACCCCTATTATTTGGGTCTGAAAATATTCGAAGATATCGAACGGCGCTGGGACCAGCCGACCGAGGAGGAGCGGCGGCGGTTTGGCCGCGAGGGCGGCAAAGGCCGCGAGAAAATTTTCGAGGTTCGCGAGCTGGATTCTGATTCCTCCTTTCTTCGCAGCTATTTGACCAAACAGCTCGTGCAGGACCTCGACTTGTATATTTTTGAGAAGCAGGGACCAGAATGGAAGATTACCGATAAGTCCTGGGAGAACGTCCGGGACCAGCTGGTGGAATCCAGAATCAACGGAGGTGCCCCTTACATCGTCGTCCAGGACGGTAATTTCAACCGGGCCGGCGAGCTCGTGCTCAAGCATCAATATGAGGGCATCGAGCTGGACCTGAAATACCTGGAACGGACGCTGCCGTACGTACAGCGGCTCTGGGGCCGCACGGTGCATCTGGAAACGGTTGTCGAAGGCAAGAAGGCAATATTCAGCTACGATGGCGAGAAGCATTACCGCAAGCTGATATGA
- the yhbH gene encoding sporulation protein YhbH produces the protein MSHAPGPYSFIVSKEDWSLHRKGYQDQQRHQEKVREVIRQNLPDLVTEESIIMSDGKGIVKIPLRNLEEYRFIHNYQKHKHVGQGNGDSQVGDILAEDSPKDGDKGGKAGDKAGQDVVEAEISIEDLEELLFDELELPFMEEKDKEELDSVAVRFNDIRKKGLMSNIDKKRTILENLKRNATSGTPGIHGISPDDLRYKTWEDVIVPRSSAVIIAMMDTSGSMGTFEKYCARSFFFWMTRFLRRQYEKVEIVFLAHHTEAKEVTEEEFFTRGESGGTICSSVYQKALEIIDSRYPTSSYNIYPFHFSDGDNLTSDNDRCLKLIGELLERCNMFGYGEVNQYNRGSTLMSAYRHIKQEKFMYYVIKDKGEVYSALKRFFHRREGGKAS, from the coding sequence ATGTCACATGCACCTGGCCCGTACTCATTCATTGTTTCCAAAGAAGACTGGTCGCTTCACCGTAAAGGCTACCAGGATCAGCAGCGCCATCAGGAAAAGGTACGGGAAGTCATCAGACAGAATCTCCCCGATCTAGTTACCGAGGAGAGCATAATCATGTCCGACGGTAAAGGGATCGTCAAAATCCCGCTCCGCAACTTGGAGGAATACCGATTTATCCATAACTATCAAAAACATAAGCACGTTGGACAGGGTAACGGTGATAGCCAAGTAGGAGACATACTCGCTGAGGACAGTCCGAAGGATGGCGACAAAGGAGGCAAAGCGGGCGATAAAGCCGGGCAAGACGTTGTCGAAGCCGAAATCAGCATCGAGGATTTGGAGGAATTGCTCTTCGACGAGCTGGAGCTGCCGTTTATGGAGGAGAAGGACAAGGAGGAGCTGGATAGTGTCGCTGTCCGCTTCAACGATATCCGTAAAAAAGGGCTCATGTCCAATATTGATAAAAAACGCACCATTCTCGAGAACCTTAAGCGCAACGCTACCTCAGGGACACCCGGAATTCATGGCATTTCTCCGGACGATTTGCGTTACAAGACCTGGGAGGACGTCATCGTGCCCAGATCAAGCGCCGTCATCATCGCGATGATGGATACCTCGGGATCGATGGGAACGTTTGAGAAATACTGCGCCCGCAGCTTCTTCTTCTGGATGACCCGGTTTCTTAGACGGCAGTATGAGAAGGTCGAAATCGTATTTCTAGCCCATCATACCGAAGCAAAGGAAGTTACCGAAGAAGAATTTTTCACCCGGGGTGAAAGCGGAGGCACCATATGCTCATCTGTATACCAGAAGGCGCTGGAGATCATCGATTCCCGCTACCCTACTTCCAGCTACAATATTTATCCCTTCCACTTCTCCGACGGCGACAACCTTACCTCGGACAATGACCGCTGCCTCAAGCTCATCGGCGAGCTGCTGGAGCGCTGCAACATGTTCGGCTATGGGGAGGTCAATCAATATAACCGTGGAAGCACTTTGATGTCGGCCTATCGCCACATTAAGCAGGAGAAGTTCATGTACTACGTCATCAAAGATAAGGGCGAGGTCTACAGCGCGTTGAAGCGGTTTTTCCATCGCCGGGAAGGAGGCAAAGCCAGTTGA